GTATATCTTCCCCTAATTTTGAAATTGCGGGTTATTGTGATGGGATTTTTTGTCTAAGTCTTCACTTGTGTCCCGAGGATATTGCTTTAGTCAATCCAGCTATCATGGAATTTCAGTTTCTTCCCAAGTCTTGTCTGCTCCTCCCTCCCGCACAACCAGATATTGCTGATGGAGTGGATACCATTACCAATGCCATCGGATTTGGGTATGATTCCAAAGCTGAAACATACAAGGCGGTTAGAATTGTGAAATTTTTGCCAGGGCCTAGAAAAGCAGAGGTATGCACTTTAGGTGCTGATTCTTGGAGAGAGGTCAAGTTTGAAATCGATTGTTCTGTCATCTGGACACCTTCTTTTTATTTCTACTTCAAGGGGGTTTTTTATTGGTTTGCTACGGATCTCCATAATAACGATTTCATCCTTACATTTGATATGGGTGAGGAGGTATTTCGTAATATACCAGTTCCGTATGATTCCCTGGAGAGATTTGCATGGAATTGCAGCCTTGCAGTATGGAATGAATCCATTGCTTTGTTTTGCTACTGCAAAGATGAAGGAACTGGACTTTCTATCTTTGATATATGGGAGATGGATGATTCTACCGATGGGGTAAAAAGTCCATGGAGTAAGAAACGCTTAACAATCGAATCTGTACCAAGTATAGAGATTCCATTGGTATTTTGGAAGAATGACGAGCTTCTTCTGACGGCCACTGACGGATGTGTTGTCTCCTATAACATACGCACTCAAAAGCTCAAAGACCTTCCTATTCATGGCATTGAAAATCCACTATATATTCAAGCTG
Above is a window of Malus sylvestris chromosome 15, drMalSylv7.2, whole genome shotgun sequence DNA encoding:
- the LOC126604879 gene encoding F-box/kelch-repeat protein At3g06240-like; the protein is MAKSSNLTDDMVVQILSRLPPKSLMRFKCVHKLWCDLIDSPSFVASHLSNSNLKSKSDSSTSIVVKHTVKNVEDDRKHVLLSLLNVCKDVSDDDDRVEDLGAVHPLLSISSPNFEIAGYCDGIFCLSLHLCPEDIALVNPAIMEFQFLPKSCLLLPPAQPDIADGVDTITNAIGFGYDSKAETYKAVRIVKFLPGPRKAEVCTLGADSWREVKFEIDCSVIWTPSFYFYFKGVFYWFATDLHNNDFILTFDMGEEVFRNIPVPYDSLERFAWNCSLAVWNESIALFCYCKDEGTGLSIFDIWEMDDSTDGVKSPWSKKRLTIESVPSIEIPLVFWKNDELLLTATDGCVVSYNIRTQKLKDLPIHGIENPLYIQAVLYAESLVSVREGSQPLAIDPNRSTGSVSFELYFYPRHV